Proteins co-encoded in one Medicago truncatula cultivar Jemalong A17 chromosome 8, MtrunA17r5.0-ANR, whole genome shotgun sequence genomic window:
- the LOC120577405 gene encoding DELLA protein 2 yields the protein MKREHKLEHEDMSSGSGKSGVCWEDDGGGMDELLAVVGYKVKSSDMAEVAQKLEQLEQAMMGNNFHDHDESTIAQHLSNDTVHYNPSDISNWLQTMLSNFDPQPNNPSVNSDDNDLNAIPGKAIYAADEFTSRKRVKRNESVTVTTESTTTRPIMVVETQEKGIRLVHSLMACAEAVEQNNLKMAEALVKQIGYLAVSQEGAMRKVATYFAEGLARRIYGVFPQHSVSDSLQIHFYETCPNLKFAHFTANQAILEAFQGKSSVHVIDFSINQGMQWPALMQALALRPGGPPAFRLTGIGPPASDNSDHLQQVGWRLAQFAQTIHVQFEYRGFVANSLADLDASMLELRSPETESVAVNSVFELHKLNARPGALEKVFSVIRQIRPEIVTVVEQEANHNGPAFLDRFTESLHYYSTLFDSLEGSSVEPQDKAMSEVYLGKQICNVVACEGTDRVERHETLNQWRNRFNSAGFSPVHLGSNAFKQASMLLALFAGGDGYKVEENDGCLMLGWHTRPLIATSAWKLAAANSVVVSH from the coding sequence atgaagagaGAGCATAAGCTTGAACATGAAGATATGAGTAGTGGGAGTGGTAAATCAGGTGTTTGTTGGGAAGACGACGGTGGTGGTATGGATGAACTCTTAGCTGTAGTTGGTTACAAAGTGAAATCTTCAGACATGGCTGAAGTTGCTCAAAAACTTGAACAACTTGAACAAGCTATGATGGGTAATAATTTCCATGACCATGATGAATCCACCATCGCTCAACATCTTTCAAACGACACCGTTCATTACAATCCCTCTGATATCTCTAACTGGCTTCAAACCATGCTTTCCAATTTTGACCCTCAACCTAATAACCCTTCCGTTAACTCCGACGATAACGACCTTAACGCCATTCCTGGTAAAGCCATCTACGCCGCCGACGAGTTTACTTCCAGGAAACGAGTCAAACGAAATGAATCCGTTACCGTTACTACTGAGTCAACAACAACTCGTCCTATAATGGTGGTGGAGACACAAGAGAAAGGTATTCGTCTTGTTCATAGTTTGATGGCTTGTGCTGAAGCTGTTGAACAGAATAATCTAAAGATGGCGGAGGCTTTGGTTAAACAGATCGGATACTTAGCTGTATCACAAGAAGGTGCTATGAGAAAAGTTGCAACCTATTTCGCTGAAGGTTTAGCTAGAAGAATCTACGGTGTGTTTCCACAGCATTCCGTTTCCGATTCACTTCAGATCCATTTCTATGAAACTTGTCCTAATCTAAAATTCGCTCACTTCACTGCGAATCAAGCTATTCTAGAAGCTTTTCAAGGAAAATCTAGTGTTCATGTGATTGATTTCTCGATTAATCAAGGGATGCAGTGGCCGGCGCTTATGCAGGCACTTGCTTTACGTCCTGGTGGTCCTCCTGCTTTTCGGTTGACCGGAATCGGACCTCCGGCGTCGGATAACTCAGATCATCTTCAACAAGTTGGGTGGAGGCTTGCTCAATTTGCACAAACGATTCATGTTCAGTTTGAGTATCGTGGTTTTGTTGCTAATAGTTTAGCTGATCTTGATGCTTCGATGCTTGAACTCCGGTCACCGGAAACGGAATCTGTTGCGGTTAACTCTGTTTTTGAGCTTCATAAACTCAACGCGCGTCCCGGCGCGTTGGAGAAAGTGTTTTCTGTTATTCGTCAGATTCGGCCGGAGATTGTCACCGTTGTTGAACAAGAAGCAAATCACAACGGACCGGCTTTTCTAGACCGGTTCACCGAGTCACTTCACTATTATTCAACTTTGTTTGACTCGCTGGAGGGTTCATCGGTTGAACCGCAAGATAAAGCTATGTCAGAAGTATATCTAGGGAAGCAAATCTGCAACGTGGTGGCGTGTGAAGGAACGGACCGGGTTGAACGTCATGAGACGCTGAACCAGTGGAGGAACCGGTTTAATTCGGCTGGATTCTCTCCGGTTCATTTGGGATCTAACGCGTTCAAACAAGCGAGTATGTTGTTAGCGCTTTTCGCCGGTGGAGATGGTTACAAGGTGGAAGAGAATGATGGGTGTCTTATGCTTGGTTGGCACACTAGGCCTTTGATTGCAACTTCAGCTTGGAAACTCGCCGCCGCTAACTCAGTGGTGGTTTCGCACTGA
- the LOC120577638 gene encoding uncharacterized protein At4g22758 encodes MLIKQKKNQNAKDARKLLININVLGSAGPIRFVVSEGDLVATVIDTALKSYAREGRLPILGKDVTSFALYCQHVGSDALSPLDTIGSHGGARNFMLCKKPETTNRMANADGAVALARRRNGSLKNWFNKSLSSVYVLIS; translated from the exons ATGTTGATTAAGCAGAAGAAGAACCAGAACGCCAAGGATGCGAGAAAGTTGTTGATCAACATCAATGTTCTTGGAAGTGCTGGACCGATTCGATTTGTTGTTAGCGAGGGAGACCTTGTTGCCACAGTTATTGATACTGCTCTCAAATCCTATGCTCGTGAGGGGAGGCTTCCTATCTTAGGAAAAGATGTTACAAGTTTTGCTCTTTACTGTCAACACGTTGGATCTGATG CTCTGAGTCCACTAGACACCATTGGATCACACGGAGGAGCTAGAAACTTCATGCTATGCAAGAAGCCAGAGACAACCAACAGGATGGCCAATGCCGATGGAGCTGTCGCATTGGCTCGCCGCAGGAATGGGAGTTTGAAGAATTGGTTCAACAAATCTCTAAGTTCAGTTTATGTTCTCATTAGCTAG